TTCCATGCCGTCATGCATATGGTCAACATCAACGTCGTTCGGGGTTCCATTGCGGCGGGGCAGGGCTGAAATGCACCGAGGCCACTCTGGAGTCGAGGAGTTCCACGATCGGGGAGGAGTTCACGCACCTTGGAACTTTGTACTGGTTGATAGATGCACCCCGGGAGATTGCATAATCCATGAGCTCTTCAAAGGTGCCATTCTCGAGCACCCTAATCTCAAGGGGACCGATCGAGTTGTCTGCAACGCGGCTTTGTCTGTATACCGAGTTCAGAGACTCCTCCATGGCTAAGCAGCATAGGTTCAGGACCTCATGAGTCGGAGAGTTAGCCGGGTCTTTCACCAGCAACTCCCAGTAAAGTACATAGTGTCCTGGTATTGATTTTGTGTCTGCATAGCTCGTGTACTCGACCACACTTGTGTTGAATTCCTTTAGGAGCGCTGATGCATTATCGATAGCCTTTTGCAACTCCGCTTCGTCCGTCTTGTCCGAGTCGATGCTCAACAACACGTTCTTTCTTCTTATGAAGCGAAACTGGGGAGCCGAGTTGTGGAAATCGGTGACTTGGAGGATGTCGCCCACTCGGTAGCGACAAAGCCCGGCATAGGTGGTGATTATGAGCTCGTATTGTTTCCCAACTTCGACGTCGGCAAGGTCAACAAGCTCTGGAGGCGAGTCACAAGATACAGCTGGAGCGTCCGGCTCGTGTGGCAAGAACTCGCAGTAACACATGTTTGGCATGATAGTGTAGGACACCTCAGAAGGACTGGACATTGGCTTGAGGTTAAGCCCAAAGTAGCATTCGGAGGAGGCATACATAGTGCATGAAAGGGGTAGCCCTCCGCCGTAATATTCAAGAGTGGGTATGTACTGAGCCATTGCACCCGTTACAATCACGTCTAGGTATTTCGTGTTAGGCCAAATTCTTGTGATTATACCTTCCCAGTTCTCTCCTGAACACTCTTGGGTTATGAACTTGGAGAGTTCGGGATTGGGTTTGACAATTAATTTGGACATGCAATCCCGGACAGAAGGGTCCGTAATTTTAGGGTTTAAAGCTCCACTAGAGATGTCATGGGCCAGTTGTTGCCAGTGAAGTTGTAGGAACCGGATGGCTCTTAGCAGGCCTGAGGCAAACACAGCACCGACCCGGAGAACCTCTTCGCGCATAAGGAGACCGCAGAGCATCTGGGTGTACATGCTCTGAAACGAGTCGGCGCAGAGAATAGCCTCATTCGGGCTGGTGTAGACGTTGTAAGGGTCATACGGCCTGGTCTTGAAATGTTCGCTCTTGTAGTAGCTGGTGAGCACCGGACGTGCCAAGAGCCCACCGGAAGTCTTTGTTTCTGCCTTAACGAACAAGAAGTAGAGTCCCTTCCCTTTGTCTAAACCGGAAACGTATCTgtgaaatatcatttttcaaattaatacgAAACCGAATTTTAGTCTTCAAGCAATAAATCGAAATATGTAAGCCTTGCCAAAAATCAAAGGAgtccaatataaaatatatatatatatatatatatatatgtacttacTGGTTCATCACCGGCATGAGAAGACTGTACAATAGCTGGCGACGGTCCAACTCTTCATGAATCGTCGGCATTAGTTTCCTCTCACCAGCCGAAGTCCCAGAGCTGCAAGTTTCACAATTAatttcataacaaaaataatggaAAATTAAACCCAAATAATTTCGTTATAATATTCTTTAGGCGGCCGTTGGATTACGCAAAACAAACTAAAGAATTCTTGTGGTTTTATATAAACTGTGTGCAAGTTGGCCAGGTGGCTCAGTAAATTACCTCcacgtatgtatatataaagtaCAAGTTTGCTAAAtgtatcttttttcttctccgtTAGAGGCAAAGGTTGAACCACTTAATATAGTTTCGTACGCATGTTGTCTCTTTGTAGTTTcttaatttgtttattattctttatattttaacagcaagtgtgaaagtgagattgattagCTCGATAATATCTTCACCTGGTGAGGAACTCAGAAATGGGGTGAGCCGAAAAGATGGAGGATCGGTCACCATTAGCAATACGCTGGATGTCAGGCTGAAGATCCTCATAAGTAACGACAGGGACTTTCGACTTGAACGTGTCTCGGTCCGTAGCTCCATTGAGCTGGAACCTCCTGAGGTACTCAGTCTCGGCGTTCCGAATCAGTATCTCCCCCAAAACCCTCTCCTGGACAGCGCCTGTTTCCCTCGTCATCTCCTCGATGAACTGAAGCGCCTTGGAATCCTTGTCGCACGCCGGAGGGCCAAGCGGGGAGGAGAGTTGTGAATCAACTGCCATTGTTGAAAGCTTAGGGAGAGATCACACAGTTCacttcaaagaaaaaggaagaaatcgAAGGCAGAATATATGAGAGAACTAGCTAGCAGTACAACTGGTGCAGTGTGGGTTCATGGTTCGTGAAGGAGCTTGCCTTTATAGGTGAAATAAAATGGAATTtagacattttctttttctagctTTACTATCATGCCACGCCATAGTCCACGTAACAGTATTAGCCACGGTAACGGCTGGACGAACAGCAGCTTGGAACTGTTCCAGCGGAGCTTTTCCTGGTCACCGGGACAAACCAATAGAAAAAACAAATGTAAGTGGAAAAGGCAGCATGTGGGGTCCAAGAGATGTAGGGTGGCTATTTGCAGCCCGACATGCCGGGCCCATATATTTGCCAGGTCAGAACTGTTGGTCTTCGACATGAACGACAGCTGCCGGCCAACGAAGCTGTTTTGGAGACGGTCGGGACCGTAAGAGTATGCTAAATTATAAGCAAATTTAGTACGTGTTGGCAACAGGAGATAATCTGACTTTGATGAACAAGCTAAGTCAGAACTTTGTTATACaagttatacatatatatatatatatatatatttataaattaagccatatgacatatataataagccatattaaattattaattatcttAAAACAGCACATGGTGTTAAGGTAGAATTCGATCGAAATCTTGCGTGTACGTGTTGACTACATGACATAGATGTTATATAAATGAAGGATTAATAACTGCTTAACCATGCATAAATATGATTAgaaatcatataatataaataagataGAGATTTAATTATGTGGTTTGATATTATGTCTTGCATGCATCCATTAATGATCCGAAGGGAGTAAATTTACCATGAAGATATGACAGTCACAAATTATGTAGTACTCTTTCTTGATGCTACCTAGGCTTGTCCAAGTATTTTAATATCCGATTGAAAGATTGACAGTAGTATATACGTGCTGCACTTatgttttaattgtaaattagaTAATATTTATTTCATGGGACTTTAGCCATTGCTTCTgattttatttagagaaatgctttaatcataaaaagatttgataaaaataaactcacaaaccgGCCAATAAGTCTTAATATGGTatgattgtaaaattatttttattgtaaagtagatgtaatgtatcatatcaaaatatattaatttgtaaatttatttttatgatatatcTTTGTAGCTGTAGtacttctcttttatttatccAGAAGATGTTAAATCACAATAAGCACTATATTTCTTCCATCATAGaatataaatctacacatagaaGAGTTGGCGGACAAACGTCAGTTTTCAATCCAATGTTTGCTTAATTTATTGTGACCAACTGATCTCGGACAAAATTAGAGTTATCCTGGCGGCTAGTTAATTAATAGAACTACGTACCTAGATAttggaaaagggaaaagatggtGACAATCAAAATCATGGCTAAAAATGAAAACGAAACATTTTCATAAAAGTTAAAGACTAATATAAATTGATGATTTGAACGGGCAAACGGTTGATTTTAGGGTTGAAACTTGGACCATTGGCCAAGAGTTGCTAGCTTGGTGAGCACAACGTGTGCTGAGAAAGCTTTTTGAATTAAGATCATATATGCGATGTTGATACCCGTAATTAAAATTAAGGTCAAAATATTGATATGTGTGCAATATTGTCCCAATATGAAGTTTTTTCACTGTTTCTTGCCATATTTGCATTGATATACCttcttaagatatatatatatatatataatccaacactatcaacgtaaaatttatcaattcagGATCATCTGAGCAAGGTTCTCTTGCATCGATCACCAACAGTACTACAGTAAGCTTGCTAGGTAAGTTagcaattacaaaaataatttagcCATATGTGCTAATTCATCACATGATGTACGTGCACGACATATATGGCATATGAATTATTACCAATCAAACCGTGTCAAAATAAGAAATGTAAACCGGCCAGTAGCTGCAtgagaaattattattaattttcttctgcataatatattaataattaagacCAGCTATCTAGAAAGGAATTGGAGTTATAATAAAAAGACATACTATGTTTCTTCatgggttatatatatatgcatcgaCATCACTCATGATTTTTTAACCAAAATTTATAGCTACCGCAACTGCTACGGACCCAGCAACCCCGCTCCTTGATCGGTGCTCAAGCATACATGTCATGATTGACTAATGAATACGACCCGGCAGAAGCATACTTTGTGGCCAGTTTCTTAAGCAGTCACGGAAGATTCTAAGTACTGAAATTTGTCAACAAATTAGGTTTTTGACCTGTGAAAATTCCAGCAAGCATACTGAAAATTTGTCCAGCCTGATGATCTTGTCGGCCTGAAACACTCCAACATTAACTGACCAAGCCCTTTGAATTTTCAAGCAAATTTCCATTATTTTTGTTGTCGCCAGAGGATGGAGCTTATATATTTTGGGTAGTGATAGGcttattatcttattactatcCATTTACTACTTAAATACATtacaagtttattttattttattttatttttttaagtatttttttaatattcttagtcactaagaaaaattaaaaaaaaatataactttactaataatcactttcttaatcattaagtaaaataaaaaattaaaaaaaaaatcaaatacaaaaagagtagtaGATGGATTGTAATAAAATAGTAagtatatcatttttcatatatttatggtCAAGGACTCAATGTACAATATTTAACTGACCGAAATAAATGGATTCTATGACTTCCAAGTTTTGTGACGTTAAGTAAAAGCAGcttgattaaattaatttattgagttaattaaatttaatggacTAATCTTCTTTTAATTAGACACGCATGCATTCTTTTGAGGaataaattttacattattTGTAGACAAGGCCTTGGACATATTTATAAGGTTGGAGCAAACCTCGATCTCTCTTATAAACTGGTTTTTGAGATAGGTTAGGCTTATAAATTTCTTCACATGCCtacataaatataacatatcatCAACCCCATCATGAGCAAGTTGATCTCTCTCGGGAGTACTTTTCATAGTCCATATTCAATCCTAGCCTACTTATAAAATCGATCTGCCAAATTAATTAAGCAACCGAGAAAGATGAGttcggagtcattactagaaataaggctagacttgtagcccaaggttttaatcatgcaagaagaaggaatcgattatgatgagacatatgcacctgtcgcaagattagaagctattcgaatgctacttgcatatgcttgttataaagattttaaactttttcaaatggatgttaaaagtgctttcttaaatggttttataaatgaagaggtatatgttgagcaacctccaggttttgaaaatcatattttcccaaatcatgttttcaaactcacaaaagcactatatggacttaaacaaactcctagagcttggtaccaAAGACTTagtagtttcttgattgaaaaaggtttttcaagaggaaaaatcgacacaactcttttcattaaatatgaaaatgatgatattcttttgattcagatttatgttgatgatataatattcggtgctactagtgaaaatatgtgtcaagtttttgctaagactatgcaggaagaatttgagatgagcacgataggagaacttacattctttctcggattgcaaattaagcaagcaaaaagtgggacattcatcaatcaatcaaaatatattaaggaattactgaagaagtttgggatgaaaaatgctaaggaaattggaacaccaatgagcccatcaactaaacttgataaagatgaatccggtaagccagttgactcgaagatatatcgaggtatgattggtagcttattatatttaacagccagtagaccagatattatgtttagtgtgtgcttatgtgcacgctttcaatcatctccaaaagaatcacatttaattgcagttaagcgcattcttagatatcttagtggtacaattaacctagggttatggtaccctaagcacacatctttcgatctaatcagctacacagatgcagattatgctggctgtaaaatagatcgaaaaagcactagtggagcatgtcatttcttaggtcatgcactagtttcctggtttagtaaaaaataaaattctgttgcactatctactgctgaggtagaatatgttgctgcaggtagttgttgtgttcaagttctctacatgaagcaacaacttaaagattttaaactcatgtataatcacattccaatcaaatgtgataatacaagtgctataaatctttcaaagaacccaatacaacattctagaactaagcatattgaaataagatatcattttcttcgagatcatgtgcagaaaggcgatatagtactagaattcacaaacacacacgatcagttagcagatattttcacaaaacctttaccagaagatagattatgtatgatcagaagagaaataggtatgatgcatgctatgaatatctcttaaaagatagactagagtcaataaaaatagaaatagattttttaaatacttttacataaacttgagattcttagcctcatgtttgaaacgctcattttcttcatacaatatcatgtcattcttatccatgggaaccggcaagcggaatgaagaatctaataaagatttcaactgtttattcttctgccgaatgattcattcccttgtgtgagactcttgaacaattcgttgaagtacaacaatttgttctttgaggttttcaacttcatgatttttggctcgtagccgctgagaaaaagcaacaatagaggaagagtagcgagtcccaagactcaccaagtcataaatagcatcagaatctgacttattagtcagattattattttcctgctgcaacatggcaccaatggcagctgcagaaaggacaggaggttgagatgcagaatgcctcatagatagatctagagaaatgttagaagaatgagcaattgaaaaaagaatagaaggcttaaaacgagaatgttgaagaaaTGCAGATgaattatagagatgagaagaaaacttgatgcggattggatgaacttcagaactgattttatagagatagcataaagaacaagacaagctatcatccaagtcaaagagcaatgtattttttcccgatcggtgaaaatgacattttttagaaactcggagccctcaatctcgtttgtcaacaacatcaggcgattttttcaaatctccagccacacttgtcgggtcacggacgtatcaaatttatttattttcaactatctacagtgtctactaacgcaccgttttcttcaggtccatttacttgttgcagatcctttttaatgatgccaaaagggggataaattttagactagaacattaacattatttgaattgctaaacttattatatatgcttggaattatatttatacttttgcttgaaaaactaacgcacattctcaggaggagcttaagtattaatacagctttcaggttctatcaagtatttgtcatcatcaaaaagggagagattgttgaacccaagatttcaagttttgtgtaattatatatttacacatagattttgatgataacaaatgaattcaaagaataaagaagtctcaagctcaagttgtctacacaatggagtcaagcacatcaaggaaacaagcatgagcaagaagggaacaagttcacattaaaattatagagtaatgttgtaaatctcttcaaaattcgaaattagaattaatactcaaaattaatattttatcataaagcattaaaatacatttttcacatgtgcatgaatattttttgaaaattaaatttgaaaattttgaaagatgattgattgtcatcttttacatgtgcatgtcttgattaaagggttgaactttgaaaatattaaagatgattgattgtcatctttcacatgtgcatgttttatttgaatattttcaaaagtaattgatacttttttggacttatacaaaaggtagatgattttgtttgaaaattttgaaaagtaaagtgtgctccttttgtcatatacaaaaagtaaaagattaggtttgaatttttttgaaaaggaaagtgtgctccttttgtcatatgcaaaaagtaaaagattaggtttgatttttttgaaaaagtgaatgatgttgtctttgacatgtgaatctttttaaatttgaatatgaagtctcatatgcctataaatagatcatttgagagtttcacattcacaacaccaagagcatacaacatttattcaaaactttcattctctcttctctaagcattgagccttaatccttgttctgagagatatagtttgcgttgtattgttcttattttactcattgaggagtgttttctgataacctacccactatcagcttttgtattagaaaaagggtgtgtataacccttgtgcgtgtagaaagtattctacacgaggaatagttgaatcaccacgtgtaaggtgattgcaagtgtagagggtgttctacacggatcctttgtagcggtgctgttcaaaagtgtaataggtttctatctccacctgaaggaggttgaatagtgaatttgggaatatcctcaaggggtagcttgaggcgagaacgtaggcaatgggaccgaacctcgttaacatactgagtttgcttctctcttacccttactctttatatttattgttatttcatattttgtttatattttatattttatatttgatttataattatttttttttttaatacaactcaattcacccccctcttgtgttagtcatctgggcaacatattACTAGCAAAAGAGCACTAACCTTTACGTATATACTTCCATAGCTGCACTCCATATGTCCCCCTACCCTATTTAGTACCCCAACCCCCACGTTCATTACCATACTTCATGTCAATCATCCATTTCCATAAGATTCCCCTCTCACAATTATAacgccacaaccatttacctAATAATGCCTTATTAAAAGCCCTCACATTCTGAACCTCCAAGTCACCATCTCTCAAAGGAGAGCAAACCTCGTCTCatcccaccaaatgaaacttaaaCTCATCCCCTATACCATTCCATAAAAAATCTCATTGAAGTTTCTCTATTCTCATTGCAATGCTAATTGGAAGAAGAAATAAGGATAAGTAATATGTGGGAAGATTGGATAAAATACTCTTGATAAAGAAGCCCCCAACAGAAGACCAAGGTACTTCAAAGCCAACGAAGAAACCACATAACCCGAAATGTTAGCCAACGCTCTCATATCGCTTACTTCACCAACCGCAACCATCTCTGTCTTAGCAAGATTAATCTTCAACCTCGTactgcttcaaaacaaagtaagaTGGCCTTCAAAGATTGGATATGTCTTGCATTTTCCTCACAAAACAACAAGGTGTAATCTGCAAACAAGAGATGAGAAATAATGGTGAAGCCATGGGATCTCCTACAAAGAATCCTGAAAAAAATCCTATTCCTATTGCCGCTGACTCCTTTCTACTTAGAGCCTTCATTACAGACAAATAAAATGGGTGATAATGGATATCCTTGTCGTTGTCCTCGCAAACTATTATAAAGCCCACAAGATCACCATTTACCAAGATCGAGAAGCGAGATGTTGACACACAATGCCTTATCcactttctctattttttctcaaaaccacatctactcaatatatatatatatatatatatatatatatgtatatcaagaaatcccaattaacatgatcgTATGCCTTCTTCATAtcaagtttgcatataataCCTGGGACTCTCAACCTGATTCTGCTATCCAGGTATTCATTGGCTATTGTCTCCAcctcacaaaagcattttggaATTTAGAGATAATCTTCTCCATGACCATGCTCATTCTATTAGTAAGAGCTTTTGAAAGTATCTTATACATGTTGCCCACAAGACTAGTCAATCTGAAATCTTGTACTTCTATTGCACCGGCTTTTTTAGGGACTAGAGCAATAAAAGTAGCAtttaaacttttttcaaatttgtcaTGAGTGAAAAATTCCTGAAAAACCAACATTACATCCTCtctcacaacctcccaacaagtCTGAAAAAAAAGCCATAGTAAATCTATCCGAGCCTGGAGCtttatctttattcattttctagaTTACTTGTTGTAGCTCTTCCTCTTCAAATGGTCTCTCCAATCAAACCATACTATTTTAATCAATGGCCACAAAAGCTAGGCCATCTACAGTAGGCCTCCATACATGAGGTTCTGACAACAAATGTTCGAAATGGCCAGCCACATGTTCCTTTATCACATCCTGATATGATGATGCTCTTCCATCAATGTTTAGGGACTCAATGAAATTAAGCCTCCTACGTGCATTAGCCACTCAGTGAAAAAATTTTGTGCATTTATCCTCTTCCCAAAGCTACAAAGCCCTTGACTTTTACCTCCACGAAATCTTCTCCATTATGATCAATCTTTCTAATTCAGAAACTAGTTGATCTTTATAGTTATTCTCATCCCCGACTCCCTCCAAACTTTGTAACTCTTGAAACAAACTCTTCCTCTATAACATTATATCACCAAATACCTATTTATTCAATGTCTTCAAATCCTTCTTCAAAGCTTTCAGCTTTCCAACCACTACATTGCTCGGATTTCCCTCAAATAAGTATGAATTCCACCATTGCCTAATCAAGTCCACAAACCCCTTCATttttaaccacatattctcaagTATGAACGGCCTTCTACCCCCTTGAATACCACCACCATCTAACATTATAGGAAAGTGATCAAAACATATCCTCGGGAGCATTTCCTGACTCAAATTTGAATATTGTAGCTCCCACGAAGAAGAAATGAGAAATCTATCTAGTTTTGACCACGTGTGATTGTTAGACCAAGTATACTTACCTCTCATTAACGCTATGTCTATAAGACCTGACTTGAATATGAAATCCAAGAAATCCAGTACCATAGCTTGATTTTGTCGCCACCTAATCTTTCGCTAGAAAATTTTGTCACATTAAAGTCCCCTTTAATATATCATGGAGCCTCCCACTAAGAACATAGACCAACAAGCTCATTCCAGAGCATCCAcctctcactatccaaatttgGACAATATACCCCAGCAAAGGCCCATATGAAACCATCatcagaatttaaaaaaaaaaacaccccgCCGAGTATTTCCCCACAAATTCATCGATGTTTTCCACCACCATCTTATCCTACATAACTAAAATTTCACCCGAGGCCCTTTTCGAGGGTAAGTATATCCAACCTACATATTGGCAGCTCCATATGCTCTGAATAATTCTTCTATCAATATGCTTCAACTTTGTTTCCTGCAAACAAATGATGCCAAGCCTTCCATTGCCTTAATAAAGCTCTTAGTCAGAGGCATTTATTGATCTCATTCAGCCCCTAACATTCCAACTCCAAATTTTGGGCTTCAATTATCAACTGTTTCAGCCCTCCTCTTGTTTCTTCCATGACTTGCACTCCCCTCCTTTCCGTCATAGTTAAAGGATCACGTCAACCTCTTTAGCTCCCTATCTTTTTTTTACCCTACACCATATTGTCCTGCCTCAATGGCTATAATTAGAGCCTTAAACTACTCTTCATAACCCTCACACGAAATCTCCACACAACTCTAAAGTTTTGTTGCCTTTTTCAATACCCAATTAGAGGAAACAATAGGAAGGACGATACTTATTGGGATAGGATCCTCTCCTACAGTCTCCTCCCCCTCTATTGAGTATTTACAAGGATCAAACAATATCATTGAGCCTTCCCCATCTACCTCCCC
This genomic interval from Carya illinoinensis cultivar Pawnee chromosome 2, C.illinoinensisPawnee_v1, whole genome shotgun sequence contains the following:
- the LOC122296129 gene encoding probable indole-3-acetic acid-amido synthetase GH3.1 — translated: MAVDSQLSSPLGPPACDKDSKALQFIEEMTRETGAVQERVLGEILIRNAETEYLRRFQLNGATDRDTFKSKVPVVTYEDLQPDIQRIANGDRSSIFSAHPISEFLTSSGTSAGERKLMPTIHEELDRRQLLYSLLMPVMNQYVSGLDKGKGLYFLFVKAETKTSGGLLARPVLTSYYKSEHFKTRPYDPYNVYTSPNEAILCADSFQSMYTQMLCGLLMREEVLRVGAVFASGLLRAIRFLQLHWQQLAHDISSGALNPKITDPSVRDCMSKLIVKPNPELSKFITQECSGENWEGIITRIWPNTKYLDVIVTGAMAQYIPTLEYYGGGLPLSCTMYASSECYFGLNLKPMSSPSEVSYTIMPNMCYCEFLPHEPDAPAVSCDSPPELVDLADVEVGKQYELIITTYAGLCRYRVGDILQVTDFHNSAPQFRFIRRKNVLLSIDSDKTDEAELQKAIDNASALLKEFNTSVVEYTSYADTKSIPGHYVLYWELLVKDPANSPTHEVLNLCCLAMEESLNSVYRQSRVADNSIGPLEIRVLENGTFEELMDYAISRGASINQYKVPRCVNSSPIVELLDSRVASVHFSPAPPQWNPERR